A section of the Hyalangium minutum genome encodes:
- a CDS encoding DUF99 family protein yields MRLPRLPRVIGFDDAPFQRRPGAVVPVVGVVCSGTRFEGLVWGRVRKDGWTATQEVCRLLEGGKFLPQLHLVLLDGIAFGGFNVVDLPALAARLKRPCVSVMRRMPDLAAVEQALRRLPRAEQRLALLRRAGPIHQVGGFTFQVQGAEPSEVAEALARVTDRGHVPEPLRLAHLIGSAVVTGESSHRA; encoded by the coding sequence GTGTCATCGGCTTCGACGACGCGCCCTTCCAGCGCCGCCCGGGTGCCGTGGTGCCCGTGGTGGGGGTGGTGTGCAGCGGCACGCGCTTCGAGGGGCTCGTCTGGGGACGGGTGCGCAAGGACGGGTGGACGGCGACACAGGAGGTGTGCCGGCTGCTGGAGGGCGGCAAGTTCCTCCCGCAGCTCCACCTGGTGTTGCTGGATGGAATTGCCTTCGGTGGCTTCAACGTGGTGGACCTGCCAGCGCTGGCGGCGCGCCTGAAGCGTCCGTGCGTGTCGGTGATGCGGCGCATGCCGGATCTGGCGGCCGTGGAGCAAGCCCTGCGGCGACTGCCCCGCGCAGAGCAACGTCTGGCATTGTTGAGGCGGGCGGGCCCCATCCATCAGGTAGGCGGCTTCACCTTCCAGGTGCAGGGAGCGGAGCCCTCCGAGGTGGCCGAGGCGCTCGCGCGAGTCACGGATCGGGGGCACGTGCCGGAGCCGCTCCGGCTGGCGCACCTGATCGGCTCAGCCGTCGTGACGGGCGAGAGCAGCCACCGGGCCTGA